A stretch of Cheilinus undulatus linkage group 20, ASM1832078v1, whole genome shotgun sequence DNA encodes these proteins:
- the tmem204 gene encoding transmembrane protein 204 → MAVQRLVAVAVAVALLSLVLNNVAAFTPSWVLQALGEGRKRSVGLWRMCPAGGERGRDDLQAGRKGQGTQRQCQSLGWGSEYAGYQESRSTVKLQFDMMRACNLMATVALTAGQLIFLLGLVELPFITQESQWWEEAIAALFQLASFVLVIGLVTFYRIGPFTHLSYSCYLDIAACLLATFAAAMLIWNILHRRDDCLAPPVIIISRSLASPFHPRLDNDYVESPC, encoded by the exons ATGGCCGTGCAGAGGCTGGTGGCGGTGGCGGTGGCAGTGGCCCTGCTGTCCCTGGTCCTTAACAACGTTGCAGCCTTCACGCCCAGCTGGGTGCTGCAAGCGCTGGGAGAGGGGCGCAAGAGGAGCGTGGGACTGTGGAGGATGTGCCCCGCTGGTGGAGAGAGGGGCCGTGATGATCTGCAGGCTGGGAGAAAGGGGCAAGGGACTCAGAGGCAGTGCCAGAGTCTGGGATGGGGCTCTGAGTACGCAGGATACCAGGAATCCCGCAGCACAGTCAAAT TGCAGTTTGACATGATGCGAGCATGCAACCTGATGGCAACTGTGGCCCTGACTGCTGGTCAGCTGATCTTCCTCCTTGGTCTGGTGGAGCTGCCCTTCATCACACAGGAATCtcagtggtgggaggaagctatAGCTGCACTCTTCCAGCTGGCCA GTTTTGTGCTCGTGATCGGACTTGTGACCTTCTACAGGATTGGGCCCTTCACACACCTGTCCTACTCCTGCTACCTGGACATCGCTGCTTGCCTGCTGGCCACGTTTGCTGCAGCCATGCTCATTTGGAACATTTTACATCGCCGTGATGACTGCCTCGCTCCTCCTGTTATAATTATCAGCCGCTCACTGGCATCGCCTTTTCATCCACGACTAGACAATGACTATGTGGAGTCGCCATGTTGA